One region of Vibrio pelagius genomic DNA includes:
- the lpxD gene encoding UDP-3-O-(3-hydroxymyristoyl)glucosamine N-acyltransferase: MKNLTLAELAEITGGELHGEGSVVVTAVAPMDKAQEGDVTFLSNAKYSKHLAECKASAVMVKESERELCTTHVIVVDDPYIAFAKVAQALDTTPEPASAIADSAVIAESAVLGTNVSIGANAVIESGAELGDNVVIGAGCFIGKNAKIGSGTKLWANVSIYHEVVLGEACLVQSGTVIGSDGFGYANDKGEWIKIPQVGTVRIGNRVEIGACTTIDRGALDDTVIEDNVIIDNQLQIAHNVHIGYGSALAGGTIVAGSTTIGKYCIIGGGSVINGHIEIVDGVTITGMSMVMRSITEKGMYSSGIPLQPNREWRKTAARVHRIDEMNKRLKTVEKLIEKGSES; this comes from the coding sequence GGCAGCGTTGTTGTCACTGCAGTAGCTCCAATGGACAAGGCACAAGAAGGGGACGTGACATTCCTTTCAAATGCAAAGTACAGCAAGCACTTAGCTGAATGTAAAGCGTCTGCTGTGATGGTAAAAGAGAGTGAACGCGAACTGTGTACAACTCACGTAATCGTGGTTGATGACCCCTATATTGCGTTTGCGAAAGTCGCACAAGCTCTTGATACTACTCCTGAACCGGCTTCGGCTATTGCAGATTCTGCAGTAATTGCTGAGTCAGCGGTTTTAGGAACGAATGTATCTATCGGTGCTAATGCAGTGATTGAGTCTGGCGCTGAGCTAGGTGATAACGTTGTTATTGGTGCCGGTTGTTTCATCGGTAAAAATGCGAAGATTGGCTCAGGCACGAAGCTGTGGGCGAATGTGAGCATCTACCATGAAGTTGTGCTAGGTGAAGCTTGTTTGGTTCAATCCGGTACAGTAATTGGTTCTGATGGCTTTGGTTATGCGAATGACAAAGGTGAGTGGATCAAGATTCCTCAAGTCGGAACGGTTCGCATTGGCAACCGTGTTGAGATCGGTGCATGTACCACAATTGATCGTGGCGCTCTTGATGACACGGTTATCGAAGATAACGTAATCATTGATAACCAGTTGCAAATCGCTCATAACGTTCACATCGGATATGGTTCGGCATTGGCGGGTGGTACTATCGTAGCCGGCAGCACAACGATAGGTAAGTACTGTATTATTGGTGGTGGTAGCGTTATCAATGGTCATATTGAGATCGTAGACGGCGTGACAATCACCGGTATGTCGATGGTTATGCGTAGCATCACTGAGAAAGGCATGTACTCTTCAGGTATTCCTTTACAGCCAAATAGAGAGTGGCGTAAAACGGCAGCGCGTGTTCACCGTATTGATGAGATGAACAAACGTCTGAAAACTGTTGAAAAACTTATCGAGAAGGGCTCGGAATCATAA